One window from the genome of Gadus macrocephalus chromosome 7, ASM3116895v1 encodes:
- the LOC132462020 gene encoding olfactory receptor 10G4-like, which yields MSLVNFSGQNVVEFTITGFDHLPYHKLMGTVILLAYCLALLGSTTNICVISTDRRLHRPMYLLICNLALVDIMFSTSASTTMISVLLAGDKTISYHSCLSRVYIYHLGDITECLALSLMALDRTVAISEPLRYATILTNQRVFLLIVFSWLLGICLMGTLVSFADQLPYCQPVIKYIFCDYAAIIRAACVDPEPYWVLSSTGALWLLGGQFPLILFSYGKLVFTVLRLPSTEKGGRTFRTVISHFIPVVCYYAPKLVSVLLTRVGVRLNLTERNALLIISTLVPPLINPTVYCLQSKEIRCAVLRVLRRNLL from the coding sequence ATGTCATTAGTGAACTTCTCAGGGCAGAACGTGGTGGAGTTCACCATCACGGGCTTCGACCACCTACCCTACCACAAGCTGATGGGCACTGTGATCCTGCTGGCCtactgcctggccctcctcggCTCCACCACCAACATCTGCGTCATCTCCACAGACAGGCGTCTGCACCGCCCCATGTACCTGCTGATCTGTAACCTGGCTCTGGTGGACATCATGTTCTCCACCAGCGCCAGTACCACCATGATCTCTGTTCTGCTGGCCGGGGACAAAACCATCTCCTACCACTCCTGCCTGTCCCGCGTTTACATCTACCACCTAGGAGACATCACGGAGTGTCTGGCCCTCTCTCTGATGGCCCTGGACCGCACTGTGGCCATCAGCGAGCCCTTACGCTATGCCACCATCCTGACCAACCAGCGAGTGTTCTTATTGATTGTGTTTTCCTGGCTTTTGGGGATTTGCCTAATGGGCACGTTGGTGTCTTTTGCAGATCAGCTGCCGTACTGCCAGCCTGTGATCAAATACATATTCTGTGACTATGCAGCAATCATTAGGGCAGCCTGTGTAGATCCAGAACCATATTGGGTGTTGTCCAGTACCGGTGCTCTGTGGCTCCTCGGTGGGCAATTTCCATTGATCCTATTTTCCTATGGGAAACTTGTCTTCACTGTGCTGAGGCTCCCAAGCACGGAAAAGGGAGGGCGAACATTCCGCACTGTCATCAGCCATTTCATCCCTGTTGTTTGTTACTATGCTCCGAAGCTGGTGTCAGTACTGTTAACCAGAGTGGGAGTTAGGCTGAACTTAACAGAGAGAAACGCTTTGCTGATCATCTCTACGCTAGTGCCACCTCTCATTAATCCCACTGTTTACTGTCTGCAGAGCAAAGAGATCAGATGCGCTGTCTTACGTGTACTTAGGAGAAATCTTTTATAA